A single region of the Pseudosulfitobacter pseudonitzschiae genome encodes:
- the nusG gene encoding transcription termination/antitermination protein NusG: MNPIHSQAEPYRLCRCRKTGFFSIGGKFPRQNNQIPSGFQNGADMVKISDSFWFVAQLRPQGLERARAHLQRQGIEVFNPEMLAVAKRAGVQRQSRKPLFPGYIFVNFDPAVPGWSAINSTRGVARLILSDPRRPQPLPSALIAGLKQRCDKSDLLAPSIDLDIGDRIRVLAGPFADLVTTIDTLAGPERIGILIDLMGRKVKTSLPRDQVEKLY; this comes from the coding sequence ATGAATCCGATACATTCACAAGCCGAACCCTATCGACTATGCAGGTGCAGAAAAACCGGTTTCTTTAGTATCGGCGGTAAATTCCCGCGACAGAACAACCAAATTCCATCCGGGTTTCAGAATGGAGCAGATATGGTCAAGATTTCCGATAGTTTCTGGTTTGTGGCCCAGCTGCGCCCCCAGGGTCTCGAGCGGGCGCGGGCTCATTTGCAGCGACAGGGGATTGAGGTCTTCAATCCGGAGATGCTTGCTGTCGCAAAAAGAGCCGGTGTTCAGCGACAATCGCGTAAGCCGCTCTTCCCGGGCTATATTTTTGTCAATTTTGACCCGGCGGTGCCTGGCTGGAGTGCGATCAATAGCACGCGCGGTGTCGCACGGCTTATCCTGAGCGATCCGCGCCGCCCGCAACCGCTGCCGAGCGCACTTATTGCGGGTCTCAAACAGCGTTGTGACAAAAGCGATCTGCTTGCGCCCTCGATTGACCTGGACATTGGCGATCGCATCCGCGTACTTGCCGGCCCTTTTGCCGATCTGGTCACGACGATCGATACCCTGGCCGGACCTGAACGCATCGGTATTCTTATTGATCTGATGGGGCGCAAAGTCAAAACGTCCCTGCCCCGCGATCAGGTCGAAAAACTGTATTGA